In a single window of the Diachasmimorpha longicaudata isolate KC_UGA_2023 unplaced genomic scaffold, iyDiaLong2 ctg00000068.1, whole genome shotgun sequence genome:
- the LOC135171635 gene encoding uncharacterized protein LOC135171635 — protein sequence MQAIRRKRAYLREANEWLRWEDEEGETLEGENIFAIQDLHDRAAKWLADSEDEAYLRGARWEGGVGADTPRARWIRALRRESRQFEAEGEQVLALYDVWDAWALRILFGEEPTQPDLTEEDCPWSSGTETPPL from the exons atgCAGGCCATCCGGAGGAAGCGGGCCTACCTGCGGGAGGCCAACGAGTGGCTGCGGTGGGAGGACGAGGAGGGTGAAACCCTGGAAGGCGAGAAcattttcgccatccaggatcTCCATGACAGGGCCGCCAAATGGTTGGCGGATTCCGAGGACGAGGCCTACCTG cGCGGAGCTCGCTGGGAGGGAGGCGTAGGTGCAGACACCCCACGAGCGCGGTGGATCCGCGCTCTGAGGCGCGAGTCGCGCCAGTTCGAGGCCGAGGGTGAACAGGTGCTCGCCCTATACGACGTGTGGGATGCCTGGGCCCTgaggatcctcttcggggAGGAGCCCACCCAGCCCGACCTGACGGAGGAGGACTGCCcctggagcagtgggactgAGACCCCCCCCCTGTAG
- the LOC135171632 gene encoding uncharacterized protein LOC135171632 — MLEKDLDLFNQVNYIDKKKDLKKIQAREKRLKLAEKKKAAFIAREKRRELAKEKQRQFIARESKNNRSKDHASKDIIPETMMELDSSIEIIPSTPSVINLILEREGEDVQHGPLNFAPSTPTKPRKTIEEIEAVLVALGANLEQRNREDDYEVRCTPTEASKRA, encoded by the exons atgttagaaaaagatcttgatttattcaatcaagtgaactatattgataagaaaaaggatctaaaaaaaatacaggctcgcgaaaaacgtttaaaactcgcggaaaaaaagaaggccgcctttatcgctcgcgaaaaacgtcgcgaactagctaaggaaaaacaacGACAATTTATAGCTCGCGAATCAAAAAACAATCGATCCAAGGACCACGcatcgaaggatatcatccctgagaccatgatggaattggattcatcgatcgagatcattcccagcactccatcagttatcaatttaatcctggaacgcgagggtgaagatgTTCAGCATGGGCCATTGAATTTCGCGCCCTCAACCCCCACAA aaccgcgaaaaactatcgaggaaatcgaggccgttctagtcgcgttgggcgcgaatctagaacaaaggaatcgcgaggaTGATTACGAAGTGCGATGCACTCCAACGGAAGCGTcaaaaagagcttga